A DNA window from Pseudarthrobacter sp. W1I19 contains the following coding sequences:
- a CDS encoding fumarylacetoacetate hydrolase family protein, with amino-acid sequence MRIARFVVDSDPLYGVVEGEAGSEVITVIHGDPFFNGVERTSVRHKLEDVRLLAPIIPRSKVVGVGRNFVEHAHELGNEVPAQPLLFLKPNTAVVGPNDPVVLPEFSEEVSFEAELCVVIGRICKDVPEERVDDVIFGYTCGNDLTARDVQKSDLQWTRAKGFDTSAPLGPWIETELDPEDVQIQARLNGELRQDGSTSQMIRGVRELVSVVSQAFTLLPGDVIMTGTPAGVGLVSAGDRIEVEIEGIGRLSNPIVRR; translated from the coding sequence ATGCGTATTGCCAGGTTTGTCGTTGATTCTGATCCCCTTTACGGCGTCGTCGAAGGTGAGGCAGGCAGCGAAGTCATCACTGTTATCCATGGAGATCCCTTCTTCAACGGGGTGGAGCGCACTTCGGTCCGCCACAAGCTGGAAGACGTGCGGCTGCTGGCGCCCATCATTCCCCGCAGCAAGGTAGTGGGCGTAGGCCGCAACTTCGTGGAGCACGCGCACGAACTCGGCAACGAAGTTCCCGCCCAGCCGCTCCTCTTCCTGAAGCCCAACACCGCCGTCGTGGGCCCGAATGATCCTGTAGTGCTCCCTGAGTTCTCGGAGGAAGTCTCCTTTGAGGCGGAACTGTGCGTGGTCATCGGCCGGATCTGCAAGGACGTGCCTGAAGAGCGCGTTGACGACGTCATCTTCGGCTACACGTGCGGCAACGACCTCACTGCACGGGATGTCCAGAAAAGCGACCTCCAGTGGACCCGCGCCAAAGGCTTTGACACCTCCGCGCCGCTGGGACCGTGGATCGAGACGGAACTTGATCCCGAGGACGTGCAGATCCAGGCCCGGCTCAACGGTGAGCTGCGGCAGGACGGCAGCACCAGCCAGATGATCAGGGGGGTGCGGGAACTCGTGTCCGTGGTCTCCCAGGCGTTCACCCTCCTGCCCGGCGACGTCATCATGACCGGAACACCGGCCGGGGTTGGCCTGGTCAGCGCCGGCGACCGCATTGAGGTGGAGATCGAGGGCATCGGCCGCCTGTCCAACCCCATCGTCCGCCGCTGA
- a CDS encoding branched-chain amino acid aminotransferase gives MTQTAHGVEFSQQLSATPKSAEERAAILENPGFGNYFTDHTAIVDYSVDENGNGGWHNARIEAYGPIVLDPSAAVFHYGQEIFEGLKAYRHADGSIWTFRPEANAARLNKSARRLALPELPAEYFLGAIRELVAADKEWVPSGDGEALYLRPFMIATEAFLGVRAAREVSFRVIASPAGNYFGGELKPVSIWISREYARAGRGGTGDAKCGGNYAASLIAQQEAEANGCKQVLFLDHFNDDAVEELGGMNVFFVMKDGSLVTPALTGTILEGVTRMSVIQVAKDMGREVTERKITLDEWRDGVASGDIAEVFACGTAAVITPIGVLKDATEFIGSEDAKAGETTMAIREQLLGIQTGAVPDTHGWLTRLA, from the coding sequence ATGACTCAGACTGCCCACGGCGTCGAATTTAGCCAGCAACTCTCGGCCACCCCGAAGTCTGCTGAAGAGCGTGCAGCCATCCTGGAGAACCCGGGATTCGGCAACTACTTCACCGACCACACCGCCATCGTCGACTACAGCGTTGACGAGAACGGCAATGGCGGCTGGCACAACGCCCGGATTGAAGCGTACGGGCCGATCGTCCTCGATCCCTCCGCCGCTGTTTTCCACTATGGCCAGGAGATCTTCGAGGGGCTCAAGGCCTACCGTCACGCCGACGGATCCATCTGGACCTTCCGGCCCGAGGCCAACGCCGCCCGCCTGAACAAGTCCGCCCGCAGGCTTGCCCTGCCCGAACTGCCCGCGGAGTACTTCCTGGGCGCCATCCGGGAACTGGTCGCAGCCGACAAGGAATGGGTGCCCAGCGGCGACGGCGAAGCCCTGTACCTGCGGCCGTTTATGATCGCCACCGAAGCGTTCCTGGGGGTCCGAGCGGCCCGAGAGGTCTCCTTCCGCGTGATTGCTTCCCCGGCCGGCAACTACTTCGGCGGGGAACTGAAGCCCGTTTCCATCTGGATCTCGCGTGAGTACGCCCGCGCCGGCCGCGGCGGAACCGGCGATGCCAAGTGCGGCGGCAACTACGCGGCCTCGCTCATCGCCCAGCAGGAAGCTGAAGCCAACGGCTGCAAGCAGGTCCTCTTCCTGGACCACTTCAACGACGACGCCGTCGAAGAACTGGGCGGCATGAACGTCTTCTTCGTGATGAAGGACGGCTCGCTGGTCACGCCCGCGCTGACCGGCACCATCCTGGAAGGCGTCACCCGGATGTCCGTCATCCAGGTGGCCAAGGACATGGGCCGCGAAGTCACCGAGCGGAAGATCACCCTCGATGAGTGGCGCGACGGCGTTGCTTCCGGCGATATCGCGGAAGTCTTCGCCTGTGGCACGGCGGCAGTCATCACGCCCATCGGTGTGTTGAAGGACGCCACCGAGTTCATCGGCTCAGAAGATGCCAAGGCAGGGGAGACCACCATGGCCATCCGCGAACAGCTGCTCGGCATCCAGACCGGCGCGGTCCCCGATACCCACGGCTGGCTCACCCGGCTCGCATAG
- a CDS encoding dynamin family protein: protein MAAVALLEEVRDDLAAASLPLALPEAEQARRDAASAVAQLDDYILPRYRSLDAPLLAVVGGSTGAGKSTLVNALVGHPVTRSGAIRPTTRQPILLHHPSEAAWFEGQRVLPTLSRIRGYVASRPVPATSAGPLPDAGAMSSLVLVADPAMPEGIALLDAPDVDSISDDNRKLAGQLLAAADLWIFVTTANRYADAVPWRLLLDAAGRDIMVAVVLDRVPQGAEAEVSEDLRRLLDREGLGAAQLFIIPETALDPLGMLPAATVLPLRTWLADLAADSAGRSDIARRTLNGTVRALATRVAEVAQAAREQQRAVGNLEAAAVSAYNGGAARILDATRDGSLLRGEVLARWQDFVGTGEFFRTLEQNVGRFRDRLGAFFRGEPPPAIRVEAAIETGLQAVIVDEAANAAEDTDQRWRTDPAGRHLLGTDDLSGTTPGFEDRAAAEIRAWQEALMEMIRTEGQGKRTQARWLSFGINGLGAALMIVVFSMTAGLTGLEVGVAGGTAVVGQRLLEAVFGEDAVRRMAEKAREDLHVRCQRLLQDEQQKFLSRLPEHDDPAAGSLAAHAEALARLADAA, encoded by the coding sequence ATGGCGGCTGTGGCCCTGCTGGAAGAGGTGCGGGATGACCTTGCCGCTGCCTCGCTGCCGCTGGCCTTGCCCGAGGCAGAACAGGCCAGGCGCGACGCCGCCAGCGCCGTGGCCCAGCTGGACGACTACATCCTCCCGCGGTACCGCAGCCTGGACGCCCCGCTGCTGGCCGTCGTCGGAGGCTCCACCGGGGCGGGCAAGTCAACGCTCGTCAACGCCTTGGTAGGCCATCCCGTCACCCGGTCCGGAGCCATCCGCCCCACCACACGCCAGCCCATCCTGCTGCACCACCCGTCGGAGGCGGCCTGGTTTGAGGGCCAGCGCGTCCTGCCCACCCTGAGCAGGATCCGCGGATATGTCGCCAGCAGGCCGGTGCCGGCCACCAGCGCCGGGCCGCTCCCGGACGCCGGCGCCATGTCCTCCCTTGTCCTCGTGGCAGACCCCGCCATGCCCGAAGGCATCGCACTCCTGGACGCTCCTGACGTCGACTCCATCTCCGACGACAACCGCAAGCTTGCGGGGCAGCTCCTCGCCGCTGCCGACCTGTGGATTTTTGTCACCACTGCCAACCGCTATGCCGACGCCGTTCCCTGGAGACTGCTCCTCGACGCAGCCGGCCGGGACATCATGGTGGCAGTAGTTCTGGACCGGGTGCCCCAGGGGGCGGAAGCCGAGGTCAGCGAGGACCTGCGCAGGCTCCTGGACCGCGAAGGCCTGGGTGCCGCGCAGCTGTTCATCATTCCGGAGACTGCCCTCGACCCGCTGGGCATGCTCCCCGCCGCTACAGTCCTCCCGCTGCGCACCTGGCTGGCGGATCTTGCTGCCGACTCTGCAGGCCGTTCCGACATTGCACGCCGCACCCTGAACGGGACCGTCAGGGCCTTGGCTACCCGCGTTGCTGAAGTGGCCCAGGCCGCGCGGGAACAGCAGCGGGCCGTAGGCAACCTCGAAGCCGCTGCCGTGTCGGCCTACAACGGCGGGGCTGCCCGCATCCTCGATGCCACCAGGGACGGCTCACTCCTTCGCGGCGAAGTGCTGGCCCGCTGGCAGGACTTCGTGGGCACCGGGGAATTCTTCCGGACCCTGGAACAAAACGTTGGCCGGTTCCGCGACCGGCTGGGCGCCTTCTTCCGGGGCGAACCGCCGCCCGCCATCCGGGTGGAAGCAGCCATCGAGACAGGCTTGCAGGCCGTCATTGTGGATGAAGCCGCAAATGCTGCCGAGGACACGGACCAGCGCTGGCGGACCGACCCCGCCGGGCGTCATCTGCTGGGTACTGACGACCTTTCCGGAACCACTCCCGGGTTCGAAGACAGGGCGGCCGCCGAAATCAGGGCCTGGCAGGAAGCCCTGATGGAGATGATCCGCACCGAGGGCCAGGGAAAGCGGACCCAGGCGCGCTGGCTGTCCTTCGGCATCAACGGCCTGGGCGCTGCCCTGATGATCGTGGTGTTCTCCATGACGGCCGGACTGACAGGACTCGAAGTGGGTGTGGCGGGTGGTACCGCCGTGGTGGGCCAGCGGCTGCTGGAAGCGGTCTTCGGGGAGGATGCTGTCCGCCGTATGGCCGAAAAAGCCAGGGAAGACCTGCACGTGCGCTGCCAGCGGCTGCTGCAGGACGAACAGCAGAAATTCCTGTCGCGGCTCCCTGAACATGACGACCCTGCCGCCGGGTCCCTCGCGGCCCACGCGGAGGCGCTGGCCCGGCTGGCGGACGCTGCATGA
- a CDS encoding 3-isopropylmalate dehydrogenase gives MSASSIDLAVIPGDGIGPEVIAEALKVLEKAVAAEGVELKQTHYKLGAEHWLATGETLPDHVLADLRTRDAILFGAVGAAPGDTRIPSGIIEREMLLKLRFSLDHYVNLRPSRLYGTVGSPLANPGTIDFIVVREGTEGPYVGNGGTLRAGTPHEVATEVSLNTAHGVERVVRDAFRRASARERKHVTLVHKHNVLVYAGHLWKRTVEAVAQEFPEVTHDYLHVDAATIFMVTDPSRFDVIVTDNLFGDILTDLAAAITGGIGLAASGNINMDRTAPSMFEPVHGSAPDIAGQGKADPTAAILSAALLLDHLGYTAAARRIEAAVVADVEKRDGGARSTSAVGDAIAAGL, from the coding sequence ATGAGCGCATCCTCCATCGATCTTGCAGTTATCCCCGGCGACGGCATTGGCCCTGAAGTCATTGCAGAGGCACTTAAGGTGCTGGAAAAGGCTGTGGCCGCGGAGGGCGTAGAGCTCAAGCAGACCCACTACAAGCTCGGCGCGGAGCACTGGTTGGCCACCGGGGAAACCCTCCCGGACCACGTCCTGGCTGACCTCCGCACCCGGGACGCCATCCTGTTCGGCGCCGTCGGGGCGGCCCCCGGCGATACCCGCATCCCCTCGGGCATCATCGAGCGCGAGATGCTGCTCAAGCTCCGCTTCAGCCTGGACCACTACGTCAACCTGCGGCCTTCGCGGCTTTACGGAACGGTGGGGAGCCCGCTGGCCAACCCCGGCACCATCGACTTCATCGTGGTGCGCGAAGGCACCGAAGGCCCCTACGTCGGCAACGGCGGCACGCTGCGCGCCGGTACGCCCCACGAGGTGGCCACCGAAGTCTCGTTGAACACCGCCCACGGCGTGGAGCGCGTGGTCCGGGACGCCTTCCGCCGCGCCAGCGCCCGCGAACGCAAGCACGTGACCCTCGTCCACAAGCACAACGTCCTGGTCTACGCGGGACACCTCTGGAAGCGCACGGTCGAAGCCGTGGCCCAGGAGTTCCCGGAGGTCACCCACGACTACCTGCACGTGGACGCTGCCACCATCTTCATGGTCACCGACCCTTCCCGCTTTGACGTGATCGTGACCGACAACCTCTTCGGCGACATCCTTACCGACCTCGCCGCAGCCATCACCGGCGGCATCGGCCTGGCAGCTTCCGGAAACATCAACATGGACCGCACCGCGCCGTCCATGTTCGAGCCGGTACATGGTTCGGCACCGGACATTGCCGGCCAGGGCAAGGCCGACCCCACCGCCGCCATCCTGTCCGCAGCACTCCTGCTGGACCACCTCGGCTACACCGCGGCGGCCCGCCGGATCGAAGCAGCAGTAGTTGCCGACGTCGAAAAGCGCGACGGCGGTGCCCGCAGCACCAGCGCTGTGGGCGACGCCATCGCCGCAGGCCTCTAG
- the metG gene encoding methionine--tRNA ligase, whose amino-acid sequence MTASEKTPFYITTAITYPNGVPHIGHAYEYIATDAMARFKRLDGYDVMFLTGTDEHGMKIAQTAEKEGITPKELVDRNAEVYKAAHSALGITYDRFIRTTDQDHYAASQAIWKKMEANGDIYLSKYEGWYSVRDEAFYGEDDTVVKDDGVRYSKETDTEVTWTAEESYFFRLSAYQDKLLALYEAQPEFGAPQYRFNEVISFVKRGLEDLSISRTTFDWGVPVPGNDKHVMYVWVDALTNYLTGVGYPDVDSDKFRKFWPADVHVIGKDISRFHAIYWPAFLMSAGLELPKRVMIHGFLHNNGVKMSKSLGNVVAPADFVAQYGLDQVRFFFLREVPFGADGSYNHEAIVGRMNADLANNFGNLAQRSLSMVAKNCGAKVPVPGAFTAEDNAILAQARGLLDAARAAFDKQEFSRALEAIWAVLGDTNAYFAEQAPWVLRKTDVERMNTVLYVTLEVLRIVAILAQPVMPTATAALLDTLGQAEGEARQFSAIDTPIAAGTALPAPAPVFPKYEEPAES is encoded by the coding sequence GTGACTGCTTCAGAGAAAACGCCGTTCTACATCACCACGGCCATCACCTACCCCAACGGCGTGCCCCACATCGGTCACGCCTACGAGTACATAGCCACCGACGCCATGGCTCGCTTCAAGCGGCTGGACGGCTATGACGTGATGTTCCTGACCGGCACCGACGAGCACGGGATGAAGATCGCCCAGACGGCTGAGAAGGAAGGCATCACGCCCAAGGAGCTGGTGGACCGGAACGCCGAGGTCTACAAGGCCGCGCATTCCGCCCTGGGCATCACTTACGACCGCTTCATCCGGACCACGGACCAGGACCACTACGCTGCCTCGCAGGCCATCTGGAAAAAGATGGAGGCCAACGGGGACATCTACCTGTCCAAGTACGAGGGCTGGTATTCCGTCCGGGACGAGGCGTTCTACGGCGAGGATGACACCGTGGTCAAGGACGACGGCGTTCGCTACTCCAAGGAGACGGACACCGAGGTGACCTGGACGGCCGAGGAGAGCTACTTCTTCCGGCTGTCGGCCTACCAGGACAAGCTCCTTGCGCTCTACGAGGCGCAGCCGGAGTTCGGCGCCCCGCAGTACCGCTTCAACGAGGTCATCAGCTTCGTCAAGCGCGGCCTGGAGGACCTGTCCATCAGCCGCACCACGTTCGACTGGGGCGTCCCGGTCCCGGGCAACGACAAGCACGTCATGTACGTCTGGGTGGACGCCCTCACCAACTACCTCACCGGTGTGGGCTACCCCGACGTCGACTCGGACAAGTTCCGGAAGTTCTGGCCCGCCGACGTCCATGTCATCGGTAAGGACATCTCCCGCTTCCACGCCATCTATTGGCCCGCTTTCCTGATGAGCGCGGGGCTGGAACTGCCCAAACGCGTGATGATCCACGGGTTCCTGCACAACAACGGCGTGAAGATGTCCAAGTCGCTGGGCAACGTGGTGGCCCCCGCCGACTTCGTGGCACAGTACGGCCTTGACCAGGTGCGGTTCTTCTTCCTGCGTGAAGTGCCGTTCGGAGCCGACGGAAGCTACAACCATGAGGCGATCGTTGGACGGATGAACGCCGACCTCGCCAACAACTTCGGGAACCTGGCACAGCGTTCACTGTCCATGGTGGCGAAGAACTGCGGTGCCAAGGTACCCGTTCCCGGCGCGTTCACCGCCGAAGACAACGCAATCCTCGCCCAGGCCCGCGGCCTCCTCGACGCTGCACGGGCCGCGTTTGACAAGCAGGAATTCAGCCGCGCCCTCGAAGCAATCTGGGCTGTGCTGGGTGACACCAACGCCTACTTCGCCGAGCAGGCCCCCTGGGTGCTGCGGAAGACCGACGTCGAACGCATGAATACGGTCCTCTACGTCACCCTGGAAGTCCTGCGCATCGTGGCCATCCTGGCCCAGCCGGTGATGCCCACGGCAACTGCTGCACTTCTGGACACCCTGGGCCAGGCCGAAGGGGAGGCCCGCCAGTTCTCCGCCATCGATACGCCCATTGCGGCCGGAACGGCACTGCCGGCACCGGCCCCGGTGTTCCCGAAGTACGAGGAGCCGGCTGAATCCTGA
- the gltX gene encoding glutamate--tRNA ligase codes for MTTASASNAASIPPVTAETPVRVRFCPSPTGTPHVGLIRTALFNWAYARHTKGTMVFRIEDTDAARDSEESYHQLLDALKWLGIDWDEGVEVGGPHEPYRQSQRSGIYQDVIAKLLEGGFIYESYSTPEEIEARHRAAGRDPKLGYDGFDRHLTDEQLAQYKAEGREAVLRLRMPDEDITFTDLVRGDITFRAGSVPDFAVVRANGAPLYTLVNPVDDALMGITHVLRGEDLLSSTPRQIALYRALYAVGVAQYMPEFGHLPYVMGQGNKKLSKRDPESSLFLHRERGFIPEGLLNYLSLLGWSLSADEDIFTVEQLVEHFDIHDVLGNPARFDLKKAEAINGTHVRMLAPEVFRERLAPYLRAADLVGEILTDREEQILTEAAPLIQERITLLGEAPEMLAFLFKADDAIDVAADALKGLPENLTEVLDAAIAVLEPVEDWTPDNIQAALKQALVEDLGLKPRLAFGPVRTAVSGRRISPPLFESMVILGKESSLRRLKTFRG; via the coding sequence ATGACTACTGCTTCTGCGTCGAATGCTGCCTCCATCCCGCCCGTCACCGCGGAGACGCCCGTACGGGTGCGCTTCTGCCCTTCGCCCACCGGCACCCCGCACGTGGGGCTGATCCGTACCGCCCTCTTCAACTGGGCCTACGCCCGCCACACCAAGGGCACCATGGTGTTCCGGATCGAGGACACCGATGCAGCCCGTGACAGCGAGGAAAGCTACCACCAGCTGCTGGATGCGCTGAAGTGGCTGGGGATCGACTGGGATGAGGGCGTGGAGGTGGGCGGCCCGCATGAGCCCTACCGGCAGTCGCAGCGCAGCGGCATCTACCAGGACGTGATCGCCAAGCTGCTCGAGGGCGGATTCATTTACGAGTCCTATTCCACCCCGGAGGAGATCGAGGCCCGCCATCGCGCCGCAGGCCGCGATCCGAAGCTCGGCTACGACGGCTTTGACCGCCACCTGACGGACGAGCAGCTCGCCCAGTACAAGGCCGAAGGCCGCGAGGCCGTGCTGCGCCTCCGGATGCCGGACGAGGACATCACCTTCACCGACCTGGTGCGCGGCGACATCACCTTCCGCGCCGGATCGGTGCCGGACTTCGCGGTGGTCCGCGCCAATGGAGCGCCGCTGTACACCCTGGTCAACCCCGTGGATGACGCCCTTATGGGTATCACCCACGTGCTCCGCGGCGAAGACCTGCTCAGCTCCACGCCCCGGCAGATCGCCCTTTACCGCGCCCTCTACGCCGTGGGCGTGGCACAGTACATGCCGGAGTTCGGCCACCTGCCCTACGTGATGGGGCAGGGCAACAAGAAGCTTTCCAAGCGTGATCCCGAATCCAGCCTGTTCCTGCACCGGGAGCGCGGCTTCATCCCCGAGGGCCTGCTGAACTACCTTTCCCTGCTGGGCTGGTCGCTAAGCGCTGACGAGGACATATTCACCGTTGAACAGCTGGTGGAGCATTTCGACATCCACGATGTGCTCGGCAACCCGGCACGCTTCGACCTCAAGAAGGCCGAAGCCATCAACGGAACGCACGTCCGGATGCTGGCACCGGAGGTTTTCCGGGAGCGGCTGGCGCCGTACCTGCGCGCCGCGGATCTCGTGGGCGAGATCCTGACCGACCGAGAAGAGCAAATCCTGACCGAGGCCGCGCCGCTGATCCAGGAGCGCATCACGCTGCTGGGGGAGGCGCCCGAAATGCTGGCCTTCCTCTTCAAGGCAGATGACGCCATCGACGTCGCCGCTGATGCGCTGAAGGGACTGCCGGAGAACCTGACCGAGGTCCTGGACGCTGCTATCGCTGTCCTCGAACCGGTGGAGGACTGGACGCCGGACAACATCCAGGCTGCCCTGAAGCAAGCTCTGGTCGAGGACCTGGGCCTCAAGCCCCGGCTGGCTTTCGGGCCCGTGCGGACCGCAGTTTCCGGCCGGCGCATCTCGCCTCCGCTGTTCGAGTCCATGGTGATCCTCGGCAAGGAGTCCTCCCTCCGCCGGCTCAAGACATTCCGCGGCTGA
- a CDS encoding MBL fold metallo-hydrolase, whose protein sequence is MVTSASGPVLQRSSALTQFILAPNPGPMSLEGTNSYILRAPGSAGAVVVDPGPLDEAHLQALAAAGTVELILITHRHADHTAGSARLHQLTGAPVRAADPAHCHGSGTVLKGGEVISAGGLEVRVVATPGHTSDSVCFHLPGDGPHGSVFSGDTILGRGTTVLDYPDGTLADYLASLDRLEELGPAVVLPAHGPVLPSLVDIARAYRSHRLERLAQIRAVLDGLGRDAAVGDVTDAVYSDVDRSVRRAAETSVAAQLDYLRGEAARP, encoded by the coding sequence ATGGTGACTTCAGCTTCCGGCCCCGTCCTTCAGCGCAGCTCGGCCCTGACGCAGTTCATCCTGGCCCCCAACCCCGGGCCCATGAGCCTGGAGGGAACCAACTCCTACATCCTGCGGGCTCCCGGATCCGCCGGTGCCGTGGTGGTGGACCCGGGTCCCCTGGACGAGGCGCACCTGCAGGCCCTTGCCGCGGCGGGGACCGTGGAACTCATCCTCATCACCCACCGCCATGCCGACCACACCGCCGGTTCGGCCCGGCTGCACCAGCTCACCGGGGCTCCTGTCCGTGCCGCAGATCCCGCCCACTGCCACGGAAGCGGCACGGTGCTGAAGGGCGGCGAGGTAATCTCGGCAGGCGGGCTCGAGGTCAGGGTTGTGGCAACTCCGGGGCACACCTCCGATTCCGTGTGCTTCCACCTTCCCGGTGACGGCCCGCATGGTTCAGTGTTCTCCGGGGATACCATCCTTGGCCGCGGCACCACCGTGCTTGACTACCCTGACGGCACCCTCGCTGACTACCTCGCCTCGCTGGACAGGCTGGAGGAGTTGGGGCCCGCGGTTGTCCTTCCCGCCCACGGTCCAGTGCTGCCGTCCCTTGTGGACATCGCCCGGGCCTACCGCAGCCACCGGCTCGAACGGCTGGCGCAGATCCGCGCCGTCCTTGACGGGCTGGGCCGGGACGCAGCCGTTGGTGACGTGACGGATGCGGTCTATTCCGACGTCGACCGTTCCGTCCGGCGTGCCGCCGAGACCTCAGTTGCGGCGCAGCTTGACTACCTGCGCGGCGAAGCGGCGCGGCCGTAG
- a CDS encoding HAD family hydrolase, producing the protein MTAPSQAEGAVLVTPFGAVRGVLFDIDDTLVDLEYSMTTALREVSEHLLPGLNQAGWERFGRIFTHETTHYYDRYLAGELTFNEQRLLRGRAALGHFGVELGEGEQSHQWLNAYMEKQPAYVKPFPDVMPLLDRLDRAGIPYGAVSNNVHDYQRAKLDGAGLERVRRLVGTDTLGVAKPDPAIYLEGVRLLGTDPAHTLYVGDNRLLDAEGSTAAGLLGVWLNRAGEQAPGFNGNSVSSLQELIA; encoded by the coding sequence ATGACTGCTCCCAGCCAGGCAGAGGGTGCCGTCCTGGTCACGCCCTTCGGCGCAGTCCGCGGGGTGCTGTTCGATATCGACGACACCCTGGTTGACCTCGAATATTCGATGACCACCGCCCTGCGGGAGGTCAGCGAACACCTCCTGCCCGGCCTCAACCAGGCGGGATGGGAGCGGTTCGGGCGGATTTTCACGCACGAGACCACGCACTATTACGACCGGTACCTGGCGGGCGAGCTGACGTTCAATGAGCAGCGTCTGCTCCGTGGCCGCGCTGCACTGGGTCATTTTGGGGTTGAGTTGGGCGAAGGCGAGCAATCGCACCAGTGGCTGAACGCGTACATGGAGAAGCAGCCGGCCTATGTGAAGCCTTTTCCGGACGTGATGCCGCTGCTGGACAGGCTGGACCGGGCAGGCATTCCCTATGGTGCCGTCAGCAACAACGTCCATGATTACCAGCGGGCAAAGCTTGACGGGGCAGGACTTGAACGCGTCCGCCGCCTCGTGGGAACAGACACCCTGGGAGTGGCTAAACCTGATCCGGCGATTTACCTCGAAGGAGTCCGGCTGCTGGGCACGGACCCTGCCCACACGCTGTATGTCGGCGACAACCGCCTGCTCGACGCGGAAGGCTCGACGGCGGCCGGCCTCCTTGGCGTCTGGCTCAACCGGGCGGGGGAGCAGGCCCCCGGATTCAACGGCAACTCAGTGTCTTCGCTGCAGGAGCTGATCGCCTAA